In Streptomyces sp. NBC_00704, a genomic segment contains:
- a CDS encoding response regulator transcription factor: MSGLRILLADDQTLVRAAFAMLVESAPDMAVVGQAGTGREAVRLARETRPDLVVMDIRMPDLDGIEATRLIAADDELTGVRVLVLTTYDTDENIVEALRAGASGFLVKDTRPADLLDAIRTIAAGEALLSPGPTARLIARFLRGPAGPPPVGGPEGLSEREREVLALVARGLTNTEIAETLGLSPLTAKTHVSRIMGKLGARDRAQLVIVAYESGLVSPGTT; this comes from the coding sequence GTGAGCGGGCTCAGAATCCTGCTCGCGGACGACCAGACGCTGGTCCGGGCCGCGTTCGCGATGCTCGTGGAGTCCGCGCCGGACATGGCGGTGGTCGGCCAGGCCGGCACCGGCCGGGAAGCGGTGCGGCTGGCCCGCGAGACCCGCCCCGACCTCGTCGTGATGGACATCCGCATGCCCGACCTCGACGGCATCGAGGCGACCCGGCTGATCGCCGCCGACGACGAGCTGACCGGCGTCCGCGTCCTCGTCCTGACCACCTACGACACCGACGAGAACATCGTCGAGGCGCTGCGCGCGGGCGCCTCCGGATTCCTGGTGAAGGACACCCGCCCCGCCGACCTCCTCGACGCCATCCGCACGATCGCCGCGGGCGAGGCCCTGCTGTCGCCCGGCCCGACCGCGCGGCTGATCGCCCGGTTCCTGCGCGGCCCCGCCGGACCGCCCCCCGTGGGCGGCCCGGAAGGACTCTCCGAACGCGAGCGCGAGGTGCTCGCCCTGGTCGCCCGGGGACTGACCAACACCGAGATCGCCGAGACGCTGGGCCTCAGCCCGCTCACCGCGAAGACCCATGTCAGCCGCATCATGGGCAAGCTGGGCGCACGCGACCGGGCCCAACTGGTCATCGTGGCCTACGAGTCGGGGCTGGTGTCACCGGGAACGACCTGA
- a CDS encoding isoprenyl transferase, producing the protein MVVRGFLGRQRREYRTPEPHPSGARPPRLPGELVPEHVAIVMDGNGRWAKERGLPRTEGHKVGAEQVLDVLQGAVEMGVRNISLYAFSTENWKRSPDEVRFLMNFNRDFIRKTRDTLDELGIRVRWVGRMPKLWKSVAKELQVAQEQTKDNDRLTLYFCMNYGGRAEIADAAQALAEDVKAGRLDPSKVTEKTLAKYLYYPDMPDVDLFLRPSGEQRISNYLIWQSAYAEMVFQDVLWPDFDRRDLWRACVEFASRDRRFGGATPNEVLLSLEGNSSERGAAGS; encoded by the coding sequence ATGGTGGTACGCGGGTTCCTGGGGCGGCAGCGTCGGGAGTACAGGACTCCGGAGCCGCACCCGTCGGGTGCTCGCCCGCCCAGGCTTCCCGGCGAGCTGGTTCCCGAGCACGTGGCGATCGTCATGGACGGCAACGGCCGCTGGGCCAAGGAGCGCGGGCTGCCGCGCACCGAGGGCCACAAGGTCGGCGCCGAGCAGGTCCTCGACGTGCTCCAGGGCGCGGTGGAGATGGGGGTGCGCAACATCTCGCTGTACGCCTTCTCCACCGAGAACTGGAAGCGCTCGCCCGACGAGGTCCGCTTCCTGATGAACTTCAACCGCGACTTCATCCGCAAGACCCGCGACACCCTCGACGAGCTGGGCATCCGGGTGCGCTGGGTGGGCCGGATGCCCAAGCTGTGGAAGTCGGTCGCCAAGGAGCTCCAGGTCGCCCAGGAGCAGACCAAGGACAACGACCGCCTCACTCTGTACTTCTGCATGAACTACGGCGGGCGGGCGGAGATCGCGGACGCCGCGCAGGCGCTCGCGGAGGACGTGAAGGCGGGCCGGCTCGACCCGTCCAAGGTCACCGAGAAGACCCTCGCGAAGTACCTGTACTACCCGGACATGCCGGACGTCGACCTGTTCCTGCGGCCGAGCGGCGAGCAGCGCATCTCCAACTACCTGATCTGGCAGAGCGCGTACGCGGAGATGGTCTTCCAGGACGTCCTGTGGCCGGACTTCGACCGCCGCGATCTGTGGCGCGCGTGCGTGGAGTTCGCCTCCCGGGACCGCCGTTTCGGCGGCGCCACCCCCAACGAGGTGCTGCTGTCCCTGGAGGGGAACTCCTCGGAGCGGGGCGCCGCCGGTTCCTGA
- a CDS encoding GNAT family N-acetyltransferase, with translation MTETCDAADVLPSALLTESIAADLVRVAESDGEIVGCAVAERPAPGHVRLSVIAVRAGLRRQGVALRLLDALSQRISELPGPVPLFSAVVDTAEPALSKLLLRSGFIGTRVMRTSREPDGICLHYQHKSRVEYVDPDTRYLVPLRARAQLIESLAPRDQAVTALVSLRGEPAVEVTRFEQDDPATLQSGEAAAGIAFSGSILAAITFLLGFAFTSTRFPDDVRLLLIGATFSTVLSLIVYASASGELARIHSNTFGKIMKYGNVLSEYGGVLPFLISLPVTYAQASGDPRTTMVLAALLSAGLAWYEWSEFSIAHRFRRSPAEVALMAFTAASPLVGAAIIATKTTSWPWTAALACALAARTWLYLYRRGPEAGTAGRRQWQIRE, from the coding sequence TTGACGGAGACCTGCGATGCCGCGGACGTGCTGCCGTCGGCCCTGCTGACCGAGTCGATCGCCGCGGACCTGGTCCGCGTGGCGGAGTCGGACGGTGAGATCGTGGGATGCGCCGTGGCGGAGCGGCCCGCACCGGGCCACGTCCGCCTGTCGGTGATCGCCGTCCGTGCGGGCCTGCGCCGGCAGGGGGTGGCCCTTCGTCTCCTGGACGCACTGTCGCAGCGGATCTCGGAACTGCCGGGCCCGGTACCGCTGTTCTCGGCCGTGGTCGACACCGCCGAGCCGGCCCTGTCGAAACTCCTGCTGCGGAGCGGCTTCATCGGCACGCGCGTCATGCGCACCAGCCGTGAACCCGACGGCATCTGTCTGCACTACCAGCACAAGAGCCGCGTCGAGTACGTCGACCCCGACACGCGCTATTTGGTGCCCTTACGGGCGCGGGCGCAGCTGATCGAGTCCCTCGCGCCCCGCGACCAGGCCGTGACCGCCCTGGTGTCCCTGCGGGGGGAGCCGGCGGTGGAGGTCACCCGCTTCGAACAGGACGACCCCGCGACCCTCCAGTCCGGTGAGGCGGCGGCCGGCATAGCCTTCTCCGGCTCGATCCTGGCGGCCATCACCTTCCTCCTCGGCTTCGCCTTCACCTCGACGCGCTTCCCCGACGACGTGCGTCTCCTGCTGATCGGCGCGACGTTCAGCACCGTGCTGTCCCTGATCGTCTACGCCAGCGCCTCGGGAGAGCTGGCGCGCATCCACTCGAACACGTTCGGGAAGATCATGAAGTACGGCAACGTCCTCTCCGAATACGGCGGTGTGCTGCCCTTCCTCATCTCCCTGCCCGTGACCTACGCCCAGGCCAGCGGAGATCCCCGGACGACCATGGTCCTCGCCGCGCTGCTGAGCGCGGGCCTCGCCTGGTACGAGTGGTCCGAGTTCTCCATCGCCCACCGCTTCCGCCGCAGTCCGGCCGAGGTCGCCCTCATGGCGTTCACCGCGGCCTCGCCGCTCGTCGGCGCGGCGATCATCGCGACGAAGACCACCAGTTGGCCGTGGACGGCGGCCCTTGCCTGCGCACTGGCGGCGCGGACCTGGCTGTATCTCTACCGGCGAGGTCCCGAGGCGGGGACGGCCGGACGCAGGCAGTGGCAGATCCGCGAGTGA
- a CDS encoding FAD-dependent oxidoreductase produces the protein MPAPVVVIGAGVIGLTTAVLLAEAGHAVRVDAELLPADTTSAAAGASWDPFLAEPADLVERWSRETLRVLVGLGADARTGVRLVEGTHESRVPRDVPAWAPWVDAVPCDPGELRPGYAEGWRYRAPVVDMPAYLARLVDRLTAAGGRLRRYRHDSLDEALAEAPVVVNCTGTGSRALAGDPSVQAVRGQLVVVENPGIRTFFCDDTPDAEELTYLYPQSDVVVLGGTSDWGSWDLRPDPAAAREIVRRCAEVEPSLAGARVVGHRVGLRPVRPEVRLETERRGDALLLHNYGHGGAGLTLSWGCAAEAVDLLRAAG, from the coding sequence GTGCCGGCACCGGTGGTAGTGATCGGCGCGGGCGTGATCGGACTCACCACGGCGGTGCTCCTCGCGGAAGCGGGCCATGCCGTGCGGGTCGACGCCGAACTGCTCCCCGCCGACACGACCTCGGCCGCCGCGGGCGCCTCCTGGGATCCGTTCCTGGCCGAACCCGCCGACCTGGTGGAGCGCTGGAGCAGGGAAACGCTCCGGGTCCTCGTGGGGCTCGGCGCCGACGCCCGGACGGGTGTCCGTCTCGTCGAGGGCACGCACGAATCGCGTGTGCCGCGGGACGTGCCCGCCTGGGCCCCCTGGGTGGACGCCGTGCCGTGCGATCCGGGCGAGCTGCGACCGGGATACGCCGAGGGATGGCGCTACCGCGCTCCCGTCGTCGACATGCCCGCCTATCTGGCCCGTCTCGTCGACCGGTTGACCGCCGCCGGCGGCCGGTTGCGCCGGTACCGGCACGATTCGCTCGACGAGGCGCTGGCGGAGGCGCCCGTCGTCGTGAACTGCACGGGAACCGGCTCGCGCGCCCTGGCCGGCGATCCGTCCGTCCAGGCCGTGCGAGGCCAGCTCGTCGTCGTCGAGAACCCCGGCATCCGGACCTTCTTCTGCGACGACACCCCCGACGCCGAGGAACTCACCTACCTCTACCCCCAGTCCGACGTGGTGGTGCTGGGCGGCACCTCGGACTGGGGGAGCTGGGATCTGCGTCCCGACCCGGCGGCCGCCCGGGAGATCGTCCGGCGCTGTGCGGAGGTCGAACCCTCCCTGGCCGGGGCCCGGGTGGTCGGACACCGTGTGGGGCTCAGGCCGGTAAGGCCCGAGGTCCGGCTGGAGACGGAGCGCCGCGGCGACGCGCTGCTGCTGCACAACTACGGTCACGGCGGCGCCGGACTGACCCTGTCCTGGGGATGTGCCGCCGAGGCCGTCGATCTGCTCCGCGCGGCGGGGTAG
- a CDS encoding Fur family transcriptional regulator: MTTAGPPVKGRATRQRAAVAAALDEVDEFRSAQDLHDMLKHKGDSVGLTTVYRTLQSLADAGEVDVLRTSDGESVYRRCSTGEHHHHLVCRVCGKAVEVEGPAVEKWAEAIAAEHGYVNVAHTVEIFGTCADCAATPTA; the protein is encoded by the coding sequence GTGACGACCGCTGGACCGCCCGTGAAGGGCCGCGCCACCCGGCAGCGCGCCGCCGTGGCGGCGGCGCTCGACGAGGTGGACGAGTTCCGCAGCGCGCAGGATCTGCACGACATGCTCAAGCACAAGGGCGACTCGGTCGGCCTGACCACCGTCTACCGCACCCTCCAGTCCCTCGCCGACGCGGGCGAGGTCGACGTCCTGCGCACCTCGGACGGCGAGTCCGTGTACCGGCGCTGCTCCACCGGCGAACACCACCACCACCTCGTCTGCCGGGTCTGCGGCAAGGCCGTGGAGGTGGAGGGCCCGGCGGTCGAGAAGTGGGCCGAGGCCATCGCCGCCGAGCACGGCTACGTGAACGTGGCCCACACCGTCGAGATCTTCGGCACCTGCGCGGACTGCGCGGCCACCCCCACGGCCTGA
- a CDS encoding metal ABC transporter permease, with the protein MDFLNYAFMQRALLAAVLVGITAPAVGIYLVQRRQALMGDGIGHVAMTGVGLGFLLSWSPVWMATAVSVLGAVIMELIRWYGRTRGDIALAMLFYGGMAGGVMFINLAPGGSNANLTSYLFGSLSTVSESDVTAICLLAAFVVLVTLGLRRQLFAVSQDEEFARVTGLPVRALNLLTAVTAAVTVTVAMRVVGLLLVSALMVVPVAAAQQLSRSFAATFAVAVAIGVTVTIGGTVTSYYQDVPPGATIVLLTIAAFVALSVLAAPLARRRARALAAAQPAGDPAECAIPATRAPGDEVGV; encoded by the coding sequence ATGGACTTCCTGAACTACGCCTTCATGCAGCGGGCGCTGCTCGCCGCGGTCCTCGTCGGCATCACCGCCCCCGCCGTCGGCATCTACCTCGTCCAGCGCCGTCAGGCCCTCATGGGCGACGGCATCGGCCACGTCGCCATGACCGGCGTCGGCCTCGGCTTCCTGCTCTCCTGGTCCCCGGTCTGGATGGCCACGGCCGTCTCCGTCCTGGGCGCGGTGATCATGGAACTCATCCGCTGGTACGGCAGGACCCGCGGCGACATCGCCCTCGCCATGCTCTTCTACGGCGGAATGGCCGGCGGCGTGATGTTCATCAACCTCGCGCCGGGCGGCTCCAACGCCAACCTGACCTCGTACCTCTTCGGCTCGCTGTCCACGGTGTCGGAGTCGGACGTGACGGCGATCTGCCTGCTCGCGGCCTTCGTCGTCCTCGTCACCCTCGGCCTGCGCCGCCAGCTGTTCGCCGTCAGCCAGGACGAGGAGTTCGCCCGCGTGACCGGCCTGCCCGTGCGCGCCCTGAACCTGCTGACCGCGGTCACCGCGGCGGTGACCGTCACCGTGGCGATGCGCGTGGTGGGCCTGCTGCTGGTGTCGGCCCTGATGGTCGTCCCGGTGGCCGCCGCCCAGCAGCTCAGCCGCAGCTTCGCCGCGACCTTCGCGGTCGCGGTCGCCATCGGCGTGACGGTCACCATCGGCGGCACGGTCACCTCGTACTACCAGGACGTCCCGCCCGGCGCGACGATCGTGCTGCTGACCATCGCCGCGTTCGTCGCGCTGAGCGTGCTGGCCGCCCCGCTGGCCCGCCGCCGCGCCCGCGCCCTGGCCGCGGCGCAGCCCGCGGGCGACCCCGCCGAGTGCGCGATTCCGGCCACCCGCGCCCCCGGCGACGAAGTCGGCGTCTGA
- the recO gene encoding DNA repair protein RecO, producing MSLFRDDGIVLRTQKLGEADRIITLLTRGHGRVRAVARGVRRTKSKFGARLEPFSHVDVQFFARGSSELVGRGLPLCTQSEIIAPYGGGIVTDYARYTAGTAMLETAERFTDHEGEPAVQQYLLLVGALRTLARGEHAPHLVLDAFLLRSLAVNGYAPSFGDCARCGMPGPNRFFSVAAGGSVCADCRVAGSVVPSPQTLVLLGALLTGDWETADACEPRHVREGSGLVSAYLHWHLERGLRSLRYVEK from the coding sequence ATGAGTCTCTTCCGGGACGACGGCATCGTCCTGCGCACCCAGAAGCTGGGCGAGGCCGACCGCATCATCACGCTGCTGACGCGCGGGCACGGGCGCGTGCGGGCCGTGGCGCGGGGGGTGCGGCGCACGAAGTCGAAGTTCGGGGCCCGTCTCGAACCGTTCTCCCACGTCGACGTGCAGTTCTTCGCACGGGGCAGCAGCGAGCTGGTCGGCCGCGGGCTGCCGCTGTGCACGCAGAGCGAGATCATCGCCCCCTACGGCGGCGGCATCGTGACCGACTACGCCCGCTACACGGCGGGCACGGCCATGCTGGAGACCGCCGAGCGGTTCACCGACCACGAGGGCGAGCCGGCCGTGCAGCAGTACCTGCTGCTCGTGGGCGCCCTGCGGACCCTCGCCCGCGGCGAGCACGCCCCCCACCTCGTCCTGGACGCGTTCCTGCTGCGGTCGCTGGCCGTCAACGGGTACGCGCCCAGCTTCGGCGACTGCGCCAGGTGCGGGATGCCCGGCCCGAACCGGTTCTTCTCCGTCGCCGCCGGCGGCTCCGTCTGCGCCGACTGCCGGGTGGCCGGCAGCGTCGTGCCCTCGCCGCAGACCCTGGTCCTCCTGGGCGCGCTGCTCACGGGAGACTGGGAGACGGCGGACGCGTGCGAGCCGCGCCACGTCCGGGAGGGCAGCGGACTGGTGTCCGCGTATCTGCACTGGCATCTGGAGCGCGGGCTGCGCTCCCTTCGGTACGTCGAGAAATAA
- a CDS encoding SigE family RNA polymerase sigma factor → MQAEQEDRFQEFVRARWSRLVRTAYLLTGDVHHAEDLTQTALAKAYRSWRRISRSDNPEAYVRRMLVSCNSDRFRKRRVVEALTAAPPERAGRDEGAGRVEERGSLMAGLAQLPPKQRAVVVLRYWEDLSEAEVAEVLGCSQGTVKSQASKGLAKLRSYPGLTAGRTASGSRTQPPSEPRPRPRPQPQPQPQPQGGSR, encoded by the coding sequence ATGCAGGCCGAACAAGAGGACCGGTTCCAGGAGTTCGTCAGAGCGCGCTGGTCCCGGCTCGTGCGGACCGCGTATCTGCTCACGGGCGACGTCCACCACGCGGAGGACCTGACGCAGACCGCGCTGGCGAAGGCGTACCGGTCGTGGCGGCGGATATCGCGCAGCGACAACCCGGAGGCCTACGTCCGGCGGATGCTGGTCAGCTGCAACAGCGACCGGTTCCGCAAGCGCAGGGTCGTCGAGGCGCTGACCGCGGCGCCGCCCGAGCGGGCGGGCCGGGACGAGGGCGCGGGACGGGTCGAGGAGCGGGGCTCCCTGATGGCGGGACTGGCCCAACTCCCGCCGAAGCAGCGGGCGGTGGTGGTGCTCCGGTACTGGGAGGACCTGTCGGAGGCGGAGGTGGCCGAGGTGCTGGGCTGCTCGCAGGGGACGGTCAAGAGCCAGGCGTCGAAGGGGCTGGCGAAGCTGCGCTCGTATCCGGGGCTGACCGCCGGCCGCACCGCGTCCGGCAGCCGGACGCAGCCCCCGTCCGAGCCTCGGCCCCGGCCCCGGCCGCAACCGCAGCCGCAGCCGCAGCCGCAGGGAGGCAGCAGGTGA
- a CDS encoding metal ABC transporter ATP-binding protein, producing MTTTEGVMDAKAEPVISLRGVRAELGSRPVLRGVDLTVRRGEVVALLGANGSGKSTAVRSVIGQVAIGAGEIELFGVPHRRFRHWARIGYVPQRTTAAGGVPATVTEVVSSGRLSRTRFGVFRKADRAAVRHALELVGMADRAGDGVDSLSGGQHQRVLIARALAAEPELLIMDEPMAGVDLASQEVLAHTLREQVAAGTTVLLVLHELGPLEPLIDRAVVLRDGCVLHDGPPPRAVGQHALPGHDHVHPHAPAGAEPIRTGLLS from the coding sequence ATGACCACCACGGAGGGCGTCATGGACGCGAAGGCCGAGCCCGTCATCTCCCTGCGCGGGGTCCGCGCCGAGCTGGGCTCGCGCCCCGTCCTGCGGGGAGTCGACCTCACCGTGCGGCGCGGCGAGGTCGTCGCCCTGCTCGGCGCGAACGGCTCCGGCAAGTCGACCGCCGTGCGCAGCGTCATCGGGCAGGTGGCGATCGGCGCGGGCGAGATCGAGCTGTTCGGCGTCCCGCACCGCCGGTTCCGGCACTGGGCGCGGATCGGATACGTCCCGCAGCGCACCACGGCCGCGGGCGGCGTCCCCGCCACGGTCACCGAGGTCGTCTCCTCGGGCCGGCTGTCGCGCACCCGCTTCGGCGTCTTCCGCAAGGCCGACCGCGCGGCCGTCCGGCACGCCCTGGAACTGGTCGGCATGGCCGACCGGGCCGGGGACGGCGTCGACTCCCTCTCCGGCGGCCAGCACCAGCGCGTGCTGATCGCCCGCGCGCTCGCCGCCGAACCCGAACTGCTGATCATGGACGAGCCGATGGCCGGCGTCGACCTGGCCAGCCAGGAGGTCCTGGCGCACACCCTGCGCGAACAGGTCGCGGCGGGCACGACCGTCCTGCTGGTCCTGCACGAACTGGGCCCCCTGGAGCCCCTCATCGACCGGGCCGTCGTCCTGCGCGACGGCTGCGTGCTGCACGACGGGCCGCCCCCGCGCGCCGTCGGACAGCATGCCCTCCCCGGCCACGACCATGTGCACCCGCACGCACCCGCGGGGGCCGAACCGATCCGCACGGGACTGCTGAGCTGA
- the bla gene encoding class A beta-lactamase, with translation MAPFSPTPGGWCARPWRSRDDPAAGARNRACGPGRPCTGKRLLCSRRTERTISASTTRRTLLTAGAGAGAALLAAAPARAAAGPGHRADPVVARLRDLESRHGARLGVFAYNVRTRRQVRHRADELFPVCSLFKTLAVAAVLRDLPASAPDRRVHYTADDVVENSEITKNHVADGMTIAELSAAAIQHSDNTAGNLLLRELGGPAAVTRFARSVGDRVTRLDRWEPDLNSAEPGRITDTTSPYAIARTYARLVLGDALSAPDRRRLTDWMLGTVTSANRFRAGLPPTWTIADKTGGGSYGANNDAGIAWTPDGTPIVLAVQLTKPTPDAPYDHTLIVETAGVVAGALG, from the coding sequence ATGGCCCCATTCTCGCCTACGCCGGGAGGGTGGTGTGCCCGCCCGTGGCGATCCCGCGACGATCCCGCGGCGGGCGCGCGCAACCGCGCGTGCGGGCCGGGGCGTCCGTGTACAGGGAAACGACTTCTGTGTTCCCGACGGACGGAGAGAACGATCTCAGCCTCGACCACCCGCCGCACCCTGCTCACCGCCGGCGCGGGCGCCGGCGCCGCCCTGCTGGCCGCCGCCCCCGCACGGGCCGCCGCCGGCCCCGGCCACCGGGCCGACCCCGTCGTCGCCCGCCTGCGCGACCTGGAGTCCCGGCACGGCGCCCGGCTCGGCGTCTTCGCCTACAACGTCCGCACCCGCCGCCAGGTCCGCCACCGCGCCGACGAGCTCTTCCCCGTCTGCTCCCTGTTCAAGACGCTGGCGGTGGCGGCCGTCCTGCGGGACCTGCCCGCGTCGGCGCCGGACCGGCGCGTCCACTACACGGCCGACGACGTCGTGGAGAACTCGGAGATCACCAAGAACCACGTGGCCGACGGCATGACGATCGCGGAACTGTCCGCCGCGGCGATCCAGCACAGCGACAACACGGCGGGCAACCTGCTGCTGCGCGAGCTGGGCGGCCCCGCCGCGGTCACCCGCTTCGCGCGCTCGGTCGGCGACCGCGTCACCCGCCTCGACCGCTGGGAGCCCGACCTCAACTCGGCCGAGCCCGGCCGCATCACGGACACCACGAGCCCGTACGCGATCGCGCGCACCTACGCCCGGCTGGTCCTCGGCGACGCCCTGTCCGCCCCCGACCGGCGCCGTCTGACCGACTGGATGCTCGGCACGGTCACCAGCGCCAACCGCTTCCGCGCCGGCCTCCCCCCGACCTGGACGATCGCCGACAAGACCGGCGGCGGCTCCTACGGCGCGAACAACGACGCCGGCATCGCCTGGACCCCGGACGGCACCCCGATCGTCCTCGCCGTCCAACTCACCAAGCCCACCCCCGACGCCCCCTACGACCACACCCTGATCGTGGAGACGGCGGGGGTGGTGGCGGGGGCGCTGGGCTGA
- a CDS encoding metal ABC transporter substrate-binding protein, producing MNVRRLISGTAVAAATALGLGSLSACSSDSAAAAGTDKFDVVASFYPMAFLAERIGGDHVHVTSLTEPGQEPHDLEISAKQTAALQESDAVLYLKNLQPSVDDAVAQSGPRTRIDAASLTTLEKHGNEVGGHAAEHDDHENEELSGLDPHIWLDPVRYSQVAEGVGKAFEKADPGHAADYKANTAALVKQLGDLNTEFEKGLANTRTKVFVTTHAAFGYLAERYGLTEEAINGLDPESEPSAARVRELEKMTRADGVTTVFYETLVSDKTAKTIAGDAGLKTDVLDPIEGITDKSRGKDYFSVQRANLKALQTALGTK from the coding sequence ATGAACGTACGGCGACTCATATCCGGCACGGCCGTCGCGGCGGCCACCGCCCTCGGTCTCGGCTCCCTCTCCGCCTGCTCCTCCGACAGCGCGGCCGCGGCCGGCACGGACAAGTTCGACGTCGTCGCGTCGTTCTACCCGATGGCCTTCCTCGCCGAGCGCATAGGCGGCGACCACGTCCACGTCACCAGCCTCACCGAGCCCGGCCAGGAACCGCACGACCTGGAGATCAGCGCCAAGCAGACCGCCGCGCTCCAGGAGTCCGACGCGGTCCTCTACCTCAAGAACCTCCAGCCCTCCGTCGACGACGCCGTGGCCCAGTCCGGGCCCAGGACCAGGATCGACGCCGCTTCCCTCACCACGCTGGAGAAGCACGGCAACGAGGTCGGCGGCCACGCGGCCGAGCACGACGACCACGAGAACGAGGAGCTGTCCGGCCTCGACCCGCACATCTGGCTCGACCCCGTGCGGTACTCCCAGGTCGCCGAGGGCGTCGGCAAGGCCTTCGAGAAGGCCGACCCCGGCCACGCGGCCGACTACAAGGCCAACACCGCGGCCCTGGTCAAGCAACTCGGCGACCTGAACACCGAGTTCGAGAAGGGCCTCGCGAACACGCGGACCAAGGTCTTCGTCACCACCCACGCCGCCTTCGGCTACCTCGCCGAGCGCTACGGCCTGACCGAGGAGGCCATCAACGGCCTCGACCCCGAGTCGGAGCCCAGCGCCGCCCGCGTCAGGGAGCTTGAGAAGATGACCAGGGCCGACGGCGTCACCACCGTGTTCTACGAGACGCTCGTCAGCGACAAGACCGCGAAGACCATCGCCGGCGACGCCGGACTGAAGACGGACGTCCTCGACCCGATCGAGGGCATCACGGACAAGTCCCGCGGCAAGGACTACTTCTCGGTCCAGCGGGCGAACCTCAAGGCTCTGCAGACGGCCCTGGGAACCAAATGA
- a CDS encoding protein-tyrosine phosphatase family protein, with protein sequence MENHAWAWCAGDPGVLELPSGRLVRGRGLRHPLDPTAPAPAYGLYLLGARPERAPWESRWLRWPDFRLPADRRDARAALTEAWRRAAGERVEIACHGGRGRTGTALACLAVLDGVPPERAVRFVRDNYHPRAVETPWQRGYVRRFGLTGDGTGRG encoded by the coding sequence ATGGAGAACCACGCGTGGGCCTGGTGCGCCGGCGACCCCGGAGTGCTGGAACTGCCGTCAGGCCGCCTGGTCCGCGGCCGCGGCCTGCGCCACCCGCTGGACCCGACGGCGCCGGCCCCGGCGTACGGCCTCTACCTGCTCGGCGCCCGCCCCGAACGCGCCCCCTGGGAGTCCCGCTGGCTGCGCTGGCCCGACTTCCGCCTCCCCGCCGACCGCCGGGACGCCCGCGCGGCCCTCACCGAGGCCTGGCGCCGCGCGGCCGGCGAACGCGTGGAGATCGCCTGCCACGGAGGCCGCGGCCGCACCGGCACGGCGCTCGCCTGCCTGGCGGTACTGGACGGCGTACCGCCCGAGAGAGCAGTGCGCTTCGTCCGCGACAACTACCACCCCCGCGCGGTGGAGACACCTTGGCAGCGGGGGTATGTGCGGCGGTTCGGCCTTACCGGCGACGGCACGGGCCGCGGCTAG